AAGATGTAGTTGCCCATGCTGGCCAGCGCCGTGTCGGGGCGGCCGGGGATGGCCTTGGGGTCCTTGGGCTTCTCCTGGAACTCCGTCACCCGGCCGCGCTCGTCCACCTGCATGATGCCGAAGCGGTGCGCGTCCGCCAGCGGCGTGGGGTACGCGGCGATGGTGATGTCCGCGCGCTGGGCCTCGTGCTGCTCCAGCATGTGCGCCACGTTCATCTTGTAGATGTGGTCGCCGGAGAAGATGGCCAGGTGTTCGGGGCGGTGGTTCTCCACCAGGTGCATGTTCTGGTAGATGGCGTCCGCCGTGCCCCGGTACCACACGGGCCCCAGCTCCTCGTACAGGTACATCTGCGCCGGCACGAGCGTGATGAAGTAGTCCGACAGCAGCACCGACCCGAAGCGCCAACCCCGCTGGATGTGCTCCGTCAACGACTGCGCCTTGAACTGCGTCAGGACGTAGATGGAGTAGATGCCGGAGTTGATGAAGTTGTTGAGCGCGAAGTCGATGATGCGGAACTTCGAGCCGAAGGGGACCGCCGGCTTCGAGCGCCGCTGCGTCAGCGGCGACAGACGGGTTCCCTGGCCTCCGGCCAGAATCATTCCCAGGATGCGCGTGCCCATGTGTCGGAAGGACTCCCTTTGCTGGCGCGCAGTATAGGGCCCGCGCGCGCCTTGTCCGGTTCCACGCCATGACGCCTGGAACCGACCGGGCGCGTCAGCGGCGTGGAGCATCGGACCGGCGGGACACGCGCGCCCCACGCTGTGCAGGGCCCTGCACGCGAGGCAAGCCCTGGACGGGCCTGGGCCACGGATACCTTTCACGGACTTCCGAGGGAACCCCTGGCGACCGGGGGGGTCCGTCCATGAGGCATGCGGCTTGCTCTTCCCGCGGAGCATGGTCCCGCCCCTTCCCCCGGTGGCTCCCACCCCGGAGTGGAGACTCTTCACATGAATCGACGTGTCTTCGCGCTGTTCGCGGTCCTGTTGTTCCTCGGAGCCCCCGGTGTCGTCCGAGCGGAGAGTCGCGCCTTCGAGTTCTCGTCCCGGCGCTCCTCCATGCGACTGCTGGGAGCACAGCCCCTGGCGAGGAAGGAGTGGACGACGGCGGACCGCATCCGTGCCTTCGACGCCATGAGACATGCCACCGTCACGAGCACCTCCACCGACCCGGAGATCCACACGGATGAATGGCTCGTCCCGCTCATCCTCACCGGCCTGGGCCTCATCGGCGGCGTCTCCCTTTGCGCGGTGATCAACGGGAATGAGAGTGAGTGCGGAACCATGGTCCTGGCGGGGATAGGGGCCGGGCTGGTCCTGAGCCTGGGCTATCTGTACGTGGCCCATTGCGTGCGGACTTCGGGCTGCGACACCGGCGACGAGGTCGACGAGGACTCCGACGCTGGCGCACGCCAGGCTCGCGCGAAGCGCTCCAGGGCCATCAGCGCCCAGCGCTTCCCCCGAGGACCGCGCCTCCCCCTGGGCCTCGCCCCTTCCATGAGCATCGTCAACGACCAGGCCGTCTTCGGGCTCGGCAGGAGGTTCTGAAGCGGAGGGAGGGGCACGTTTCACCCCACCAGGACGCCAGCGCCGCCCGTGCTCGCGGCAATGACATCCATGCCCTGGTGCGAGCACCCGGGCCGCTCCGGGAGTGACATTCCTGTCCGAGTCCAGCGCCGCGCGCGCACGCGTCGCGTGGAGACTTCCGAGGGAACCCGCTCCCGCCCGCGTTTCCGGCCCCGAGGCATGCGACTTGCTTTGCCCGTCGCATCCCAGTCGACGCCACGCTCACCCAGAGGTGGCTCGACGGGGCCCGCACGTGGGGAACCTTCACATGAATCGACGTGTCTTCGCCCTGGTCGCCGTCCTGCTGTGGCTCGGAGCGCCCGGCGTCGTCCGGGCGGAGAGTCGCGCCTTCGAGTTCTCGTCCCGGTCCGCGTCCATGCGGCTGTTGGGGAAGCGGTCGGCGAAGCGGCAGCCCTGGACGACGGCGGACCGCATCCGCGCGCTCG
The genomic region above belongs to Myxococcus stipitatus and contains:
- the glgC gene encoding glucose-1-phosphate adenylyltransferase; this encodes MLRGKSKPHASWTDPPGRQGFPRKSVKGIRGPGPSRACLACRALHSVGRACPAGPMLHAADAPGRFQASWRGTGQGARGPYTARQQRESFRHMGTRILGMILAGGQGTRLSPLTQRRSKPAVPFGSKFRIIDFALNNFINSGIYSIYVLTQFKAQSLTEHIQRGWRFGSVLLSDYFITLVPAQMYLYEELGPVWYRGTADAIYQNMHLVENHRPEHLAIFSGDHIYKMNVAHMLEQHEAQRADITIAAYPTPLADAHRFGIMQVDERGRVTEFQEKPKDPKAIPGRPDTALASMGNYIFRSKVLAELLEIDAKTEGSQHDFGKDVLPRALRDGYHIQTYDFAKNPIPGQTGPNTYWRDVGTLDAYHEASMDLVSVNPEFDIFNAEWPLRTASEYSPPAKFVHESGERVGRALNSMVAGGCIISGGVVRESILFRRARVNSYANVQRSIVFDEVDIGRHAQVKNAIIDKGVRVPPNAKIGFDLEADKARGFTVTDSGIVVVPKGYRFE